TAAGTAACTAAAACAAACCTATACTCAATGACTAATGTAATagtttattcatatatatatatatatatatatcaacttattggtcaaatttttattttagttgttATATTTTCGCTgacatttaaaatatttttcctttAATTTGGTTGTTTCCAACCCTCAAACGTTTGTTAGAGTAAGGAATTAGTTGAAATCGTTAATGGTGTTAATTTTATGTTAAGATCAAATTATAATTCTTCTTATAAAGATTCgattctaaatttaaattttcaatgaattataaatataatattatcaAATTTAGAATATAATATCTTTACTTTTACTTGGTTGATGATTCGAGCTTTTATTAATTAAGGAATTAGTTTAACTTGGTAATGAtattaaattttcacatattaaatttacaattcaatatttatatcttttgttaaatttttttattttttattaaaattggcactcaatcttttaaaaataattgaatttgatcattaatatttttaataaaagttgaattattatttttaatgaaaatattaatttaaacgttaaaattttaagCATGAAAGTCCGCATATCAATCCACATACACTTAAAggcaatttttaaaatttaaagttttatatttttaaatattttaaattattcgtTAATATGACATATAAGACAAATAGTATCATgtcaaaataaaatacatgtggaTTACTACACGGGTTGCATTGCCAAAATCGTAAAAAAATAATGTTTTAGTCAATATTTCCATTTATAAAAATGTTTTGACTACATTTAAAAAGTTGATAACCAAATTTAGGTAAGAAAAAGAATAAAGGTTAAATTTTTAACAATGTTGGCATGGCAACTCAAGTTTCATCTATTTATACTTTATATTGACATGGCATTTTTATCAtcacattaataaataatttaaaatttttaaaaaattacaaaatttaaaatttaaaaaataacatCAAATACATGTGAATTGTCACGTGGGCTACAAtgcttaaaatttaatattttaattatttttatattaaaaacaacAATTCAACTTTTTTAAAGGGTTAATAGTCAAATTCgattttttcttttaaagttaatgaacaaatttaactaaaaaagagATAATCAAATTTACAACAAATTTAAATGTGTAATGCTAAATTTGAATATGTATGGTTAAACATGCTTGAATTAGTGGGTTTGGTTTTTAGCTAAAGTAACAATgtcaattgaaataaattttaattggcAAAATATTGCATATGTTAATAGGTACTGTTGGATTAAAATTAGAGTAAATTGTTTAGTTGGTCACTTAACTGTATAAGTCACATTATGTTCACaattttattttagtaaaaaaaatcCTCTTTTAAAGTATTGATTGGAATTAAAGTGAAAATGCTAAATTAATGCTTTAAATTTTTGTCAAATTGTATTTAATTTTACTGAGTTctcaatatattttttaatattgaaatttaaattttaaaacattaaaatcaattaaataaattattaaaaatattttatcccTTAATAGTGTCAAACGATTTATTACTATAATATtaaaatcaattaatttaatctttgaaaatttattttatgtttcaaatttaaaataaactcaTTTTTAATAATTGTCTATGAAacctaaatttattttaattttatgatatcGAGTCTTTTATACTAagctaaaagtaaataaaaacctTACAACTAATTAGATAGATTAGTTTTATCTTTTATACCAAACAAAACCCAAATTTTTTCATCACGTCTTTCTTGAAATGAAGaacaaacaattaatttaattaattgaaatgaTTTTCCTTACTTTTAAATTACCATGGAGGATTCAAGATtcaataataaattttttattttgcagACAACTATTAAATATGAGTTATCGAGTTAATTTTATTAAGAATAAtttgaaaacataaaataaaaatttaaaatttagaagaatattaatttaattaattttaatattacgaTAACAAATCAATTAATATTACCAAGGGATAAAAAATCaacaaattatttaattgattttgatgttttgaaatttaaaatttgaatattaaaaatacaaaattttagaattttcgaCAATACAAAAACAAGttcaatttgatattatttttaaatacattattttaatttctacaacTTCTTTCACTTTAATCCATTTTTTTACTCCGATTAATAcattaaaaaaatgatttttttagtgacaaaaaaaaaaaagcataaacATGATGTGGTGGCCTATTGTTGATCAAAGTTTGGGTTGGCAGTCTCTAGTTATAGATAGGCTTTCGCCTTCCTTTTTCCGTCCAACGAGGATTTTAGTGTTTGTAGAATTCTTCCTATTTGACTAGATGCCTTGCCCTTTATGTGTTCATGATGCATGGCCAGGGTACATATTCCACAAAAACAAGGTTCCACTACGAGGTTTGAtaaattggtcattttgtaaCCTTCACCTCTATCTACACAGTTTAATTTCTACTTCCTTGACGAGCAAGACTTCACTGTTGACATAGGGTGAGGTTTCAACAGGCCAAGTGGATATTATCCAACCTGCGGTCAGCTATGATATACTCAACCTCATACGGTCAACCGTGGTTAAAGATTTAACggttaaatgattaaaataaaaacatcttAAAAGTTGAGTGACCTACTAGAGAATTTACCCTAAAAATTATAGAGGCTGACATGTCGAACttgtaattatattattaaataaatggtCACTTTATTTTCAAGTCTGATAGTTTGATTGATAGGAAAATAATTGTTTGcttttccaaaattttcttaggttttttaaaagatataatattgGAAAAGCACGTTAACTTTTTAGCTGACAAATCCCCGTGAATAACTGAATATCATCTAAGCTCTCAACAATTTTACTTAAATGCCCTTCTAATTTACACCCTTCTAATTGTCTTtcgttttttattttaaatgaccGGTTTGATACTTTCATCCGTGCCTTTACCTTTTTTGTCGTATGTTTTCTTTTAATCTCATCcaacatttataaattttattttgataaataaaaataaaaattataaatttgatattgtAATGCTTGCATTCTAATCACTCtaactttaataaaattttacatttattcaattctttaatattattgtatatttattttagtcacccaattttaattattttttattttaataactcatttatttttaaaaaaatgattttatgaaaatttgaGTTATTCATTTGTGTGGAGatgaaattcaatttttttcctaCAATTTAATTCTTTGTAAAAACGTAAAATTTTTTCCCAAAATAATTTAGGTTTTTTTCTCgggaaaaactaaaaatataaaaaaattaaaagataagtAATCATTGTTTAAACCTCAGGTTTTTCTTTTTACAGAGAAAACTAAAatcaattctaaaaataaaaaattaagaaggtaatttttttataaaacctCAAATAATTCTCtgtaatgttttttaaatgatctAAAAGTTTTCCTATAAAAACTTAAGTAATCCCTATAAAATTCatgttttttctttttacttgtaTCTCTCTCaccaattaaattattataaaagtgAATATTTTTCATCATACTAAATACAAGTGTTAAAGTTTCCTCATTGTGAATAGTTTTTAATGTTAGAGTTTAATAACACGATATTTATAATATTAgcgataaatattaaaattatacattaactttaatttaatgtgcaattgtatacatgaattttaatttggtaCAATTGTACCTATAAAACTCTAATTTTAGTTCAAATATatacttaaaatttaaattttgatttaatcatccacatttaaagaaataaatacatcaatttatttttatagtgGATaactataattatttatgtatactatatataaacataaaatgatattatatcaataattgtattaataatttacaagaattaaatcaaatcaaaattttatgtataaaattatataaaatcaaaattcatgtatataattacatattaaacCATAGTTTATGaacaattttactatttattccaTAATATTACTCTTGGATAATTTTAATCTAATGCATTTATAAGATTGAAATCGTTGcaacttataatttttaaataaaatgataattttaaaattcatttagaTTTAGcttttattattgttgttgttgagaaattcttttagaaaaaaagtttttgaaagtattggaaaaatgttttattacttaaaatgtatttttaacatagttaaaatgtatttttaaatttaatgttagaaagtaaaaattaattaatttaaattgtatttaaataatttaatataataatatatgaaatatgaattttaaataattaatatggtgtataaaaaataattattgtaaattatttataaaatcaatgatgaaaaaatattttaaaataattatatacataaatataaaattaatttaaaattttaaataattaatataatatagatattttgatatgtttattcAAAAGGCAAAATACAAAACTAAAAATACTTCAATATCAGTATTTGTATTTGAGTGGAAAAACAAAGCTTGTTGGAACCTACAAGTGCACCTAAGGGCAATAGATTGATAGTCAAACTGCATAAATATGACATAaataattactattattataatttaagtaaCATGACGCAAATCAAAAAAGGCCACTCCACTTTTCTCTACCATAGAAACTGCCTGACTCACCCCCTCCATTTCCTCTCTCTTCCCTTTTCTTGTTTCTTCTGCAAATGCTGATCTCCAAACCCAAtttctcctttttattttctctttcgtcTAATAAAATACTCGACCCTTCAACCTATACAATGAACTGAATTCCCACAACTCTTTTCAGCTCAATACATATCAGGTTTCattgtttcttttttttaatcttttaaacaTGTTTCCGTTTGTTTTACATAATCCAATGGCTTATTAGGATGCATTAAAATGTTCTCTATTATGGTTATTTGTTTTGTATTTTTTACTTTTGTTTCTGCTAGAATTGATTAGTTTCTTAGGTTGGTTTCGTGTCTctcttatttatttgtttttgaaGCAATAGTCTAGACAATGGCATTGTCTGCTCCTATAGAGCAGACTTTTTCCTGATTTAAATTTCTTTACTCTTACATGATTTAATGACTTTTGTGTAAAAATGCATCACAATGTTCACTTTTAAGAGGTTTATCTCTGTCTTTTTTACTTTTTTGTTTCTCTAGAGATCTTTATTTGTTTATGCTGGTCTTGAGATCTTTATTGATTTGTTTTTTTCTGGAAGCAATTATCAGGGCAATGTCTTCTTCTTCGTCTTTTTTAATTATAACGCAGAAGATGACTTACTTTTTATGATAGAAACTTGTTTGCTAATTAATTATAGTTGGTTTTGTAAAGTCCAAAAGGTTGCTAAAGTTCTTATTGTCTCTTGACAGAAAGCAAAATGGGTGTTTTTGTATTACCAAGTTCAGCCTTTGGGGTGCTTCTTCCCCACTTCCCTGTTGTTTCATTAGGCACGCCACGTGGGCAGTTTCATTTAGTCTTGGGAAGCTCTTCTAACAGGAAAAGGTTCTTTATTTAAGTTTGAACTCCATGCTTTTTTGGATAACTTCCTCAAAGCCTCTTGTCTTTTTCTTTGGTATTTATATGATGGTTTGACTTTTATACATATACTTATTCAGAAATGAATGGCTGTTATAGGAAATGCGAACTTATTATCAAATCGTTGATGGAAGATGATGTTCTTGCAGGAAGAATTTACTTACTGGAAACTGGCAGTGCAGACCAAGGATAGTTGCTGCCTCAAATAGGGTGAGTCATGAGTGTTTGTCATTAGTTTtcctttatttaaaaaataaatgaatgtAAAAGCTAAGCGAGTGTTGAGCGAAAAAGTTGGGAATAGAtccttattttttttctttttaaatttctgTGGCAGGATAATTCCAAAGACAATGTCACAGATGATGAGGATGGTTCTTTGTTGGGGAGTTATGAAATGTTGGAGATGAAAGAAGATGAGTTAGTGGAGGCGAGAAGGGCTCTTTCTGAGGTTAAGGCCAGACAAGCAGCCCTTGAAAAAGAAAGAGAACAATTGCTTGAAGACTTTGCTAGTTCTGAGGCTAAACAGAAGGAATATGTGGCTTCCGTTTTGCATGACAAAGAATTGGCTGTTTCAGAACTGGAGTCGACCAAATCTCTGTTCCATCAGAAGCTGCAGGAGTCAGTGAAAGAGAAATTTGCCTTGGAATCTAAGTTGGTTCTTGCAAGACAAGATGCTGTTGAACTTGCAGTACAAGTTGAAAAGTTAGCGGAGGTTGCTTTCCGACAGGCCACATCTCACATATTAGAAGATGCCAAGCTGAGGATTTCAGCTGCAGAAACCTTGGCTGCTGAGTCAGCTTTTCAAATTGATGAACAGATAAGAAAATCAACCGAAGGTACTATATTCTCAATTATAGAGGAGTCTAAAGATGCTATAAATAAGGCCCTTGATGTGGCTGAAAATGCCATTGATGAGGCTACACAAGCTGTAGCAGTATTCACTGACGCTGTAAATCCCATTGATGTTATTGCTTCTGCTCAGTCTGAGAATATTAAGTTACAAGGTGCTGTCAGTGATTTAGAAGCTCAACTATTGGTTTCAGAGAGTGAGCTTGATAGGTTGAAACTGGAGTTGCAACAGGCCCAAGTACAAGCAAATGCAGCTGAACTCCGATCCAGTAATGCTGAGAAGGCATTGCTTGAATTCCAAGAGTTGAGTAGGAAAAAGGCTCTTGAGCAGGAAGAGGAGATTAGGTCTTTACTggagaaaataaagaaagaagCAGTTGAAAGAAAGAAGGCTTTGTCCAAGGCTTTTAAGGCTGAGTTGGAAAGCATCAAGGCTACTGTTGATGCTTCCAAAGAAATAACATGTTCAAGAGACAATGCCTACATGAGAAGATGTGAAGCCCTGCAGAGGTCACTGAGGACATCTGAGAGTGCTTTAAAGATGTGGAGACAGAGAGCAGAGATGGCACAGTCATTGTTGTTGAAGGAAAGATCAGAAAAGGAAGATGATGAAGACGTCATCTATATAGCTAATGGTGGGAGGATAGACCTTTTGACTGATGATGATTCACAGAAATGGAAACTTCTGAGTTATGGTCCACGTAAAGAGATACCTCAGTGGATGGCAAGAAGGATTAGGAGCATCCGTCCAAAGTTTCCTCCTAGAAAGACAGACATATCTAAAGCCTTAAATTCCAGTTTTAAATCGTTGGAATTGCCCAAACTTGATGAGGTTTGGTCTATTGCTCAAGAAAAGCTAAGAGAAGGTGATATGCTTACTGAACATGTTATCGAAAAAGAAGTAATAGAGAAGAAACGGAAAGCTTTGGAACGAGCACTCCAGCGAAAGACAGTTAAATGGAAGAGGATTCCAGAAGAAACAAAAATAGGTtagttttccttctttcttttttttcttaaatgTACTTTTTATCGTTATCTAAACAACTTTGTAGAAGGATCATATCTAATTTTTATTAGAATTTGAAACTCAATGCAGAGCCAGGAACTGGAACAGGACGAGAAATTGTGGTGAGTTGATGGTTGGATTTACTCACTCTTGATTCATACCTTATGACGCTAACAGAGGCTTCATGATTTTAACTTAAAGCTGAGATATCTATTAAATATATCATCCTGGTCAAATATCTATTATGTTTGGAAAACGAAATGATTTTATTTGGCTAATCATAGGACTTACATCTAGTTTACATATTTACTTTTAGGTTTTGTATTTGTTTATTTAAGGGAGCATTACACCTTTTCTAATACTAACTTATGGTAGCATGGAT
This is a stretch of genomic DNA from Gossypium arboreum isolate Shixiya-1 chromosome 11, ASM2569848v2, whole genome shotgun sequence. It encodes these proteins:
- the LOC108470669 gene encoding uncharacterized protein LOC108470669 — its product is MGVFVLPSSAFGVLLPHFPVVSLGTPRGQFHLVLGSSSNRKRKNLLTGNWQCRPRIVAASNRDNSKDNVTDDEDGSLLGSYEMLEMKEDELVEARRALSEVKARQAALEKEREQLLEDFASSEAKQKEYVASVLHDKELAVSELESTKSLFHQKLQESVKEKFALESKLVLARQDAVELAVQVEKLAEVAFRQATSHILEDAKLRISAAETLAAESAFQIDEQIRKSTEGTIFSIIEESKDAINKALDVAENAIDEATQAVAVFTDAVNPIDVIASAQSENIKLQGAVSDLEAQLLVSESELDRLKLELQQAQVQANAAELRSSNAEKALLEFQELSRKKALEQEEEIRSLLEKIKKEAVERKKALSKAFKAELESIKATVDASKEITCSRDNAYMRRCEALQRSLRTSESALKMWRQRAEMAQSLLLKERSEKEDDEDVIYIANGGRIDLLTDDDSQKWKLLSYGPRKEIPQWMARRIRSIRPKFPPRKTDISKALNSSFKSLELPKLDEVWSIAQEKLREGDMLTEHVIEKEVIEKKRKALERALQRKTVKWKRIPEETKIEPGTGTGREIVFQGFNWESWRRQWYQELAFKAADLSHSGITAVWLPPPTQSVAPQGYMPSDLYNLNSSYGSVEDLKSCIEEMHSQELLALGDIVLNHRCAHKQSPNGVWNIFGGKLAWGPEAIVCDDPNFQGRGNPSSGDIFHAAPNIDHSQHFVRKDVKEWLYWLRNDIGYDGWRLDFVRGFSGTFVKEYIEASNPAFAIGEYWDSMAYEHGNLCYNQDAHRQRIVNWINATGGTSSAFDVTTKGILHSALHDQYWRLIDPQGKPTGVMGWWPSRACTFLENHDTGSTQGHWPFPRDKLTQGYAYILTHPGTPVIFYDHFYEFGIRDVLTELIEARRRAGIHCRSSVKIYHANTEGYVAQVGNMLVIKLGHFDWNPSKENQLDGRWQKFIDKGADYQIWLRQ